The following are encoded in a window of Massilia sp. R2A-15 genomic DNA:
- a CDS encoding ExeA family protein: MYTDFFNLKQAPFSIAPDPRYLFMSERHREALAHLLYGIGSGGGFVLLTGEIGAGKTTVCRCFIEQIPENCKLAYIFNPKLSVEELLLSVCDEFGITLPPAGSGAVSVKAYVDAINKYLLASHAQGKNNVLVIDEAQNLSADVLEQLRLLTNLETSERKLLQIILIGQPELRAMLARPELEQLAQRVIARYHLGSLTEDETGSYVAHRLAVAGAGAATLFPRGLMPLVHRLTHGVPRRINLLCDRALLGAYVENTSEVTRAILRRAAGEVFDGERAPASRWPAVVAAVLSGAVISAAAAWQLMAHAPAPAPAPAPVKAAPAVKAPVPPASMPAYASIDDALRELAGLWGDPLPPGEPCQAALQRNLHCHKGKGGLYEVRLLDRPAILTLHDGPDVAYAVLAKLDDNQATLRVNGKSQTLGVAALAARFDGEYTTLWSAPRGFRDQVGADEAGPDVDWIAARLAQINHVAAPELNQPLDARMRKLLREFQKQQNLKADGVAGPRTYMRLNQLGGVDEPRLLHNGARPASPAAPKAH; this comes from the coding sequence ATGTACACCGATTTCTTCAACCTGAAGCAAGCGCCGTTTTCCATCGCGCCCGACCCGCGCTACCTGTTCATGAGCGAGCGCCATCGCGAGGCGCTGGCGCACCTGCTGTACGGGATCGGCAGCGGCGGCGGCTTCGTGCTGCTGACCGGCGAAATCGGCGCAGGCAAGACCACCGTGTGCCGCTGCTTCATCGAGCAGATCCCGGAGAACTGCAAGCTGGCCTACATCTTCAATCCGAAGCTGTCGGTCGAAGAGCTGCTGCTGTCGGTGTGCGACGAATTCGGCATCACTCTGCCGCCCGCGGGCTCCGGTGCAGTCAGCGTCAAGGCCTACGTCGACGCGATCAACAAGTACCTGCTGGCCAGCCACGCGCAGGGCAAGAACAATGTGCTGGTCATCGACGAGGCGCAGAACCTGTCGGCCGATGTGCTCGAACAACTGCGGCTGCTGACCAACCTGGAGACCAGCGAGCGCAAGCTGCTGCAGATTATCCTGATCGGCCAGCCCGAGCTGCGCGCGATGCTGGCGCGGCCCGAACTCGAACAGCTGGCGCAGCGCGTGATCGCGCGCTATCACCTCGGTTCGCTGACCGAGGACGAAACCGGCAGCTATGTCGCGCACCGGCTGGCCGTGGCGGGGGCAGGGGCGGCAACGCTGTTCCCGCGTGGCCTGATGCCGCTGGTGCACCGGCTCACGCACGGCGTACCGCGCCGGATCAACCTGTTGTGCGACCGCGCGCTGCTCGGCGCTTATGTCGAGAACACCAGCGAAGTGACGCGCGCCATCCTGCGGCGGGCTGCGGGCGAAGTGTTCGACGGCGAGCGCGCACCCGCAAGCCGGTGGCCGGCGGTTGTCGCGGCGGTGCTGTCGGGCGCGGTGATCAGTGCGGCGGCCGCGTGGCAGCTGATGGCCCATGCGCCGGCACCGGCCCCGGCCCCGGCCCCTGTCAAGGCCGCGCCGGCAGTGAAGGCGCCGGTGCCGCCGGCGTCCATGCCCGCTTACGCCAGCATCGACGACGCGCTGCGCGAACTGGCGGGCCTGTGGGGCGATCCGCTGCCGCCCGGCGAGCCATGCCAGGCCGCGCTGCAGCGGAACCTGCACTGCCACAAGGGCAAGGGCGGCCTGTACGAAGTGCGCCTGCTCGACCGGCCGGCGATACTGACCTTGCACGATGGGCCGGATGTCGCCTACGCCGTGCTGGCCAAACTCGACGACAACCAGGCGACGCTGCGCGTGAACGGCAAGTCGCAAACGCTGGGCGTGGCGGCGCTGGCGGCGCGGTTCGACGGCGAGTACACCACGCTGTGGTCGGCGCCGCGCGGGTTCCGCGATCAGGTGGGGGCTGACGAAGCAGGTCCCGATGTCGACTGGATCGCGGCGCGGCTGGCGCAAATCAATCACGTCGCCGCGCCGGAGCTGAACCAGCCGCTCGACGCCCGCATGCGCAAGCTGTTGCGCGAATTCCAGAAGCAGCAAAACCTGAAGGCCGATGGCGTCGCGGGGCCGCGCACGTACATGCGCCTGAACCAGCTGGGCGGGGTGGACGAACCGCGCCTGCTGCACAATGGGGCCAGGCCTGCGAGCCCCGCCGCGCCGAAAGCTCATTGA
- a CDS encoding general secretion pathway protein GspB translates to MSYILEALKKAQAERQVGSAPTLQAVPLGAPPARPSRNSRLPWLVAGGVVLALAAAVAVWRMQAPIVTRPAAVLVATPPPVAPAVAAPPALAVVPPSAPATKPEAAPKPEPVLKPAPALKPELALKPSPVAKPAAPAEEKLPFLRELPDAVRSTVPQVTFGGYMYSANPADRLLLVDKVLRHEGEEVAPGLVLEQLRAKAAVMNYKGYRYLVPY, encoded by the coding sequence ATGTCATACATTCTCGAAGCACTCAAGAAGGCGCAAGCCGAACGCCAGGTGGGCAGCGCGCCGACCCTGCAGGCGGTGCCGCTTGGCGCGCCGCCCGCGCGGCCTTCGCGCAACTCGCGCCTGCCCTGGCTGGTGGCGGGAGGCGTTGTGCTGGCGCTGGCGGCCGCTGTTGCCGTATGGCGCATGCAGGCGCCGATCGTGACGCGGCCGGCAGCGGTACTCGTGGCCACGCCGCCTCCGGTTGCGCCCGCGGTCGCCGCGCCGCCCGCGCTGGCTGTGGTGCCGCCGTCGGCGCCAGCAACCAAACCGGAGGCTGCACCCAAACCGGAGCCCGTACTCAAACCGGCGCCCGCACTCAAACCGGAGCTCGCACTCAAACCGTCGCCCGTCGCCAAGCCGGCTGCGCCGGCGGAAGAAAAGCTGCCGTTCCTGCGCGAGCTGCCGGACGCGGTCCGAAGCACGGTGCCCCAGGTGACCTTCGGCGGCTACATGTATTCGGCCAATCCGGCCGACCGCCTGCTCCTCGTCGACAAGGTGCTGCGCCACGAAGGTGAGGAGGTCGCGCCCGGCCTGGTGCTGGAACAGCTGCGGGCCAAGGCCGCGGTCATGAACTACAAAGGATATCGTTACCTTGTCCCTTACTAA
- the mobB gene encoding molybdopterin-guanine dinucleotide biosynthesis protein B has translation MSLTNTLCVVGWSGSGKTTLLEFLVGQLAARGLRVNFIKHSHHDVLLEPPHKDSARLRMAGAAEVMLASPYRVAIMRELRGADEPSLAEHIARLAPADLTLVEGYKWEPVPKLEVFRPSLGKPALYPDDANVVAVASDAPRPEGVRETTAWLDLNAPAAVLSWLNGRIGAPA, from the coding sequence TTGTCCCTTACTAATACCCTGTGCGTGGTCGGGTGGTCCGGCAGCGGCAAGACTACGTTGCTCGAATTTTTGGTCGGTCAGCTGGCAGCGCGGGGCCTGCGCGTGAACTTCATCAAGCATAGCCACCACGACGTGCTGCTCGAGCCGCCGCACAAGGACAGCGCGCGCTTGCGCATGGCCGGCGCCGCCGAGGTGATGCTGGCGTCGCCGTATCGCGTGGCGATCATGCGCGAACTGCGCGGCGCGGACGAGCCGTCGCTGGCCGAGCACATCGCGCGCCTGGCGCCGGCCGACCTGACGCTGGTCGAGGGCTACAAATGGGAACCGGTGCCGAAGCTGGAGGTGTTTCGGCCGTCGCTGGGCAAGCCGGCGTTGTACCCGGATGATGCGAACGTGGTGGCGGTGGCGTCCGATGCGCCGCGTCCGGAGGGCGTGCGCGAGACCACCGCCTGGCTCGACCTGAACGCTCCCGCCGCGGTTTTGAGCTGGCTCAATGGCCGGATCGGCGCCCCGGCCTAA
- a CDS encoding YjfB family protein: MDIAKTATNMAETGTRQDVQFAVQKKIQDIATSTATQLIDAIQPAPSVQNLPAHLGNTINTKA; encoded by the coding sequence ATGGATATTGCAAAGACTGCAACCAACATGGCTGAAACAGGCACCAGGCAGGATGTTCAATTCGCCGTGCAGAAGAAAATCCAGGATATCGCCACGTCGACCGCGACACAGCTGATCGACGCCATCCAGCCGGCGCCGAGCGTGCAGAACCTGCCGGCGCATCTGGGTAATACGATCAATACCAAGGCTTGA
- a CDS encoding DUF2282 domain-containing protein, which yields MTKRHALLAAAIASVCAAGAAAAADTAKAEKEKCYGVAKAGQNDCSAADGAHGCAGDSKVDKGPADWKFVPKGTCEKVGGTLAPKK from the coding sequence ATGACCAAACGCCACGCCCTGCTTGCCGCCGCCATCGCCTCCGTCTGCGCCGCCGGCGCCGCTGCCGCTGCCGACACCGCCAAGGCCGAAAAGGAAAAATGCTACGGCGTCGCCAAGGCCGGCCAGAACGACTGCTCGGCGGCCGACGGCGCGCACGGCTGCGCGGGCGATTCCAAAGTCGACAAAGGTCCAGCCGACTGGAAGTTCGTCCCCAAGGGCACCTGCGAAAAAGTCGGCGGCACGCTGGCTCCCAAGAAGTAA
- a CDS encoding DUF692 family multinuclear iron-containing protein yields the protein MPGVGVGLRAAHYREFLEHRPRVGWLEVHTENYISQSGWDWHVLRQLRRDYPVSLHGVGLGLGSARGFSELHLERVRQLAERVEPFLVSEHLSWGAVHDRNLNDLLPITLDHAALNLLAERVDRVQHALGRTILLENVSSLVRFCDDAMSEAEFMAALARRTGCGLLLDVNNLYVNQCNHGEDAYAALATIAPGMVGEIHLAGHLATPDAVIDHHGAAVAQPVWDLYRAALARFGKVPTLIEWDTDIPPLDTLLGEVRKAEAIAAGFGMRAGAQPASVAATGASRSDIAAHQQQFADALFSPDAAGPVIARLKGGSERLAIYRGNLTSTWNKALSAAYPVLRELVGAEFFGGLTRAYGMAHPSDDADLNRFGATFAQFLEHCEHVAEYPYLPDMASLEWALHRAHFAADATALGAADLGTPEQLEAARFALHPACALIASNWAVVQLWQAHQEVGVAFPEQMAAPSYALVARPKWKAELVPIGAAAHAALVTLAKGATFGEALDVAFAIDEQFDVAFNLGEWLRLGVFQNGVRSAGPDPDAAEG from the coding sequence ATGCCAGGAGTCGGCGTCGGCCTGCGCGCTGCGCATTACCGCGAATTTCTCGAGCACCGCCCGCGCGTGGGCTGGCTCGAGGTCCACACTGAAAACTACATCAGCCAGTCGGGCTGGGACTGGCACGTGCTGCGCCAGCTGCGGCGCGACTATCCGGTCAGCCTGCATGGCGTCGGCCTCGGCCTCGGCTCGGCGCGCGGCTTTTCGGAACTTCATCTCGAACGCGTACGCCAGCTGGCCGAGCGCGTCGAGCCTTTCCTGGTATCCGAGCACCTGAGCTGGGGCGCGGTCCACGACCGCAATCTCAACGACCTCCTGCCGATTACGCTGGACCACGCCGCGCTCAATCTGCTGGCCGAGCGGGTGGACCGCGTCCAGCACGCGCTGGGCCGCACGATCCTGCTGGAGAACGTGTCGAGCCTGGTGCGCTTTTGCGACGATGCGATGAGCGAGGCCGAATTCATGGCCGCGCTGGCGCGGCGCACCGGATGCGGCCTGCTGCTCGACGTGAACAACCTGTACGTCAACCAGTGCAACCACGGCGAGGACGCATACGCCGCGCTGGCCACGATCGCGCCCGGCATGGTCGGCGAGATTCACCTGGCCGGGCACTTGGCGACGCCGGACGCCGTCATCGACCATCACGGCGCCGCGGTGGCGCAGCCGGTATGGGATCTGTACCGCGCCGCGCTGGCGCGATTCGGCAAGGTGCCGACCTTGATCGAATGGGATACCGATATCCCGCCGCTGGACACGCTGCTCGGCGAGGTGCGCAAGGCGGAGGCGATCGCCGCAGGCTTCGGGATGCGAGCTGGCGCGCAACCGGCGAGTGTGGCCGCGACTGGCGCAAGCCGTTCCGACATCGCCGCGCACCAGCAGCAGTTCGCCGACGCGCTGTTCTCGCCGGATGCCGCCGGCCCGGTGATCGCGCGGCTCAAGGGCGGCTCGGAGCGGCTGGCGATCTACCGCGGCAATCTCACGTCAACCTGGAACAAGGCGCTGTCTGCCGCGTATCCGGTGCTGCGCGAACTGGTCGGGGCCGAATTCTTTGGCGGCCTGACGCGCGCGTACGGCATGGCGCATCCGTCCGATGACGCCGACCTGAATCGCTTCGGCGCCACGTTCGCTCAGTTCCTGGAGCACTGCGAGCATGTGGCCGAATATCCCTACCTGCCGGACATGGCGAGCCTGGAATGGGCGCTGCACCGCGCGCACTTTGCGGCCGATGCGACGGCGCTTGGCGCCGCGGATCTCGGCACGCCGGAACAGCTGGAGGCGGCGCGCTTCGCCTTGCATCCGGCGTGCGCGCTGATCGCGTCGAATTGGGCGGTGGTGCAGTTGTGGCAGGCGCACCAGGAGGTCGGCGTGGCGTTCCCGGAGCAGATGGCGGCGCCGAGCTACGCGCTGGTTGCGCGCCCGAAGTGGAAGGCGGAGCTGGTGCCGATTGGGGCTGCGGCGCATGCGGCGCTTGTGACTCTCGCTAAGGGCGCCACATTCGGTGAGGCGCTCGATGTCGCGTTCGCCATCGACGAGCAGTTCGACGTTGCGTTCAACCTGGGGGAGTGGTTGCGGCTCGGGGTTTTTCAAAATGGGGTCAGGTCCGCAGGACCAGACCCCGATGCTGCTGAAGGCTAG
- a CDS encoding DUF883 domain-containing protein encodes MNRPEESPQTQERLIGDLRLVIQNAEELLKNTDNYTSVLYRNAREKLALALNAATEELTRFEDAQLERMMVATHEASIQHADKTGEARILRAFH; translated from the coding sequence ATGAACAGGCCCGAAGAAAGCCCACAAACGCAGGAACGACTTATCGGCGATTTGCGCCTGGTGATCCAGAACGCGGAAGAATTGCTGAAGAACACCGACAACTACACCAGCGTGCTGTATCGGAACGCGCGCGAAAAACTCGCGCTGGCGCTGAATGCGGCGACCGAGGAGCTCACGCGCTTCGAAGACGCCCAGCTTGAACGCATGATGGTCGCCACGCATGAAGCGAGCATCCAGCACGCCGACAAGACTGGCGAAGCGCGGATTCTGCGCGCCTTCCACTAG
- a CDS encoding RNA-binding S4 domain-containing protein gives MQKLTFELTSEFIEVNQLLKLSGLVDSGGAGKNLVASGAVKVDGKQELRKTAKIRAGQTVSLGDVQISVVAG, from the coding sequence ATGCAGAAACTAACTTTTGAATTGACCTCGGAATTTATCGAGGTCAACCAGCTCTTGAAGTTGTCGGGACTGGTCGACAGCGGCGGCGCAGGCAAGAACCTGGTCGCCAGCGGTGCGGTCAAGGTCGACGGCAAGCAGGAGTTGCGCAAGACCGCGAAGATTCGCGCCGGCCAGACGGTAAGCCTGGGCGATGTGCAAATCAGCGTGGTTGCCGGCTGA
- the fumC gene encoding class II fumarate hydratase, with translation MDSRIEKDSFGPIDVPSGQLWGAQTQRSLEHFHISTERMAPELIAALAQVKRAAAEVNRSLGLLKDEHADAIIRAADEVLAGDHAGEFPLAVWQTGSGTQTNMNMNEVLANRGSELMGGARGEGRLLHPNDQVNMGQSSNDIFPTAMHVAAALAVSQQVLPALGQLRGTLEAKAAAFADIVKIGRTHLQDATPLTLGQEFSGYAAQLDYAAQMIEAALPGLMLLAAGGTAVGTGLNAHPSFAARIADELAKRTGVAFRSAPNKFAALAGHDALVAAHGALKTLATALMKIANDVRWMASGPRSGLGEITIPENEPGSSIMPGKVNPTQCEALTMLCCQVFGNDVAITVGGASGNFELNVFKPMIAHNFLQSARLLADGMRSFDEHCAHGIEPNTARIAELMERSLMLVTALAPHIGYDRAAQIAKLAQHDGLTLKQAALQLGFVTEEQFDQWIVPIDMTRPG, from the coding sequence ATGGACAGCAGGATCGAAAAGGACAGTTTCGGGCCGATCGACGTACCTTCCGGCCAGTTGTGGGGCGCGCAGACCCAGCGTTCGCTGGAACATTTTCATATTTCTACCGAGCGCATGGCGCCGGAGCTGATCGCCGCGCTGGCCCAGGTCAAGCGCGCCGCCGCCGAAGTAAACCGTTCCCTCGGCCTGCTGAAGGACGAACACGCCGACGCCATCATCCGGGCCGCCGACGAAGTGCTGGCCGGCGACCATGCGGGCGAATTCCCGCTGGCCGTGTGGCAGACCGGCTCCGGCACCCAGACCAACATGAACATGAACGAGGTGCTGGCCAACCGCGGCTCCGAGCTGATGGGCGGCGCGCGCGGCGAGGGACGCCTGCTGCATCCGAACGACCAGGTCAACATGGGACAGTCGTCGAACGACATCTTCCCCACCGCGATGCACGTGGCGGCGGCGCTGGCCGTGTCGCAGCAGGTGCTGCCGGCGCTGGGCCAGCTGCGCGGCACACTCGAAGCGAAGGCCGCGGCGTTCGCCGACATCGTCAAGATTGGCCGTACCCACCTGCAGGACGCGACGCCGCTGACGCTCGGCCAGGAGTTTTCCGGCTACGCGGCGCAGCTGGACTACGCCGCGCAAATGATAGAGGCCGCCCTGCCCGGCCTGATGCTGCTGGCCGCAGGCGGCACCGCGGTCGGCACCGGACTGAACGCGCATCCGTCTTTCGCCGCGCGCATCGCCGACGAACTGGCAAAGCGCACCGGCGTCGCCTTCCGCTCGGCGCCGAACAAATTTGCCGCGCTGGCCGGCCACGACGCGCTGGTCGCCGCGCACGGCGCGCTGAAAACGCTGGCCACGGCGCTGATGAAGATCGCCAACGACGTGCGCTGGATGGCGTCGGGCCCGCGCTCGGGCCTGGGCGAAATCACGATTCCCGAAAACGAGCCAGGCAGCTCGATCATGCCGGGCAAGGTCAACCCGACCCAGTGCGAGGCGCTGACCATGCTGTGCTGCCAGGTGTTCGGCAACGACGTCGCCATCACCGTGGGCGGCGCCTCGGGCAACTTCGAACTGAACGTGTTCAAGCCGATGATCGCGCATAATTTCCTGCAAAGCGCGCGCCTGCTGGCCGACGGCATGCGCTCTTTCGACGAGCACTGCGCCCACGGCATCGAGCCGAACACCGCACGCATCGCCGAACTGATGGAACGCTCGCTGATGCTGGTGACGGCGCTGGCGCCGCATATCGGCTATGATCGCGCCGCGCAGATCGCCAAGCTGGCGCAGCACGACGGGCTCACGCTCAAGCAGGCGGCGCTGCAACTGGGCTTCGTCACGGAAGAACAATTCGACCAATGGATCGTGCCGATCGACATGACGCGCCCGGGATAA
- a CDS encoding FimV family protein, producing MFRRHVARLGSAIILSGLSCCVHAVELGDALVRSHIGQPLSADIELTGLASDTAVVQAALADPEVYRGASVAMHPALAGLNITIVRRDGRRFLHIASSKIVDADHLLAFFTLTENGQPSVRQATLWFTPDPNPAPPPPPPASAPAAPVAAAPAPIPVAVKAAPVIPVKSAAPAPAPKPAVVHAAPAPQPFTAAQIRTAAMLDAKNAALSGRIVELEEKVKTLGAALQATKAPAAAPAPVAKAHPPAAKPLPAKLSPMGEPVSKPVGETPWLFIGIAGFIMLALAGLLAMIRRGKRKKEVKIRAQAAQAAMPRFIASVRDRLKPAEKNELEPEPEAEPVAG from the coding sequence ATGTTTCGTCGCCACGTTGCGCGCCTCGGAAGCGCCATCATCCTGTCCGGCCTGTCTTGCTGCGTTCACGCGGTGGAACTGGGCGACGCCCTGGTGCGCTCGCACATCGGCCAGCCGCTGTCGGCCGACATCGAGCTGACCGGGCTGGCCAGCGACACCGCGGTGGTGCAGGCGGCGCTGGCCGATCCGGAGGTCTATCGCGGCGCCAGCGTTGCCATGCATCCGGCGCTGGCGGGGCTGAACATCACCATCGTTCGGCGCGACGGACGGCGGTTCCTGCACATCGCGTCGTCCAAAATCGTCGATGCCGACCACCTGCTGGCCTTCTTCACCCTGACGGAAAACGGCCAGCCGTCGGTGCGCCAGGCGACGCTGTGGTTTACGCCCGATCCAAACCCGGCGCCGCCACCACCACCGCCTGCGTCTGCGCCCGCTGCGCCCGTGGCCGCGGCTCCGGCGCCGATACCGGTTGCCGTGAAGGCTGCGCCGGTGATTCCGGTGAAGTCGGCAGCGCCTGCGCCGGCTCCGAAACCCGCAGTGGTGCACGCGGCGCCCGCGCCGCAGCCGTTCACCGCGGCCCAGATCCGCACCGCCGCCATGCTCGACGCGAAGAATGCCGCGCTGAGCGGCCGCATCGTCGAACTGGAAGAGAAAGTGAAAACGCTGGGCGCCGCGCTGCAGGCGACCAAGGCTCCCGCTGCGGCGCCAGCGCCGGTCGCCAAGGCGCATCCCCCGGCTGCGAAGCCGCTGCCGGCCAAGCTGTCGCCGATGGGCGAGCCGGTGAGCAAACCGGTCGGCGAGACGCCATGGCTGTTCATCGGCATCGCCGGCTTCATCATGCTGGCGCTGGCCGGTCTGCTGGCCATGATCCGGCGCGGCAAGCGCAAGAAAGAGGTGAAGATCAGGGCGCAGGCGGCCCAGGCAGCGATGCCGCGCTTTATCGCCAGCGTGCGCGACCGGCTGAAGCCGGCGGAGAAAAATGAACTCGAGCCCGAGCCCGAAGCGGAGCCCGTGGCGGGATGA
- a CDS encoding flagellar protein FliT: protein MTSNDVLNMYESLAGLTAKMSLAAQAGDWTSLAALEKQCATHAKTAETGVPALSGASRMRKIDLLKQIMANDRAIRDVTEPWMNNVMAEAAH from the coding sequence ATGACATCAAATGACGTACTGAACATGTACGAGAGCCTCGCAGGACTGACAGCCAAGATGTCGCTGGCAGCCCAGGCAGGTGATTGGACTTCGCTGGCCGCGCTGGAAAAGCAGTGTGCGACCCATGCCAAGACGGCTGAGACGGGCGTGCCTGCCCTGTCGGGCGCCTCGCGCATGCGCAAGATCGACCTGCTCAAGCAGATCATGGCCAACGACCGCGCGATCCGCGACGTGACCGAGCCGTGGATGAACAATGTGATGGCGGAAGCCGCGCACTAA